TTACAGATTTAGATTCAAAAAAAGTTGTATACGCAAATAATTTATTTTTAGAAAAATTTGAATACACAAAAGATGAGTTAGTACATTTAGATATTTCAGATATTAGAAAGCAAAAAGAAAACAAACCTTTTAATACTTTAAAAAAAGAGTTAGAAACGACAAAAAGTAGTATTACATATGCTAAATATTTTTCAAAATCAGGTAATAAATACTCCTTAGAATCAAGTAATAAACTTCAAAAAATAAACAATAAAAACTATTTAGTAAGCATAGCAAGAGAAATAACAGAAAAACTAGAGAAAGAGTTTTTAATAAAAAAAGAACTAAATATAAAAATAGCTGAAATTGAAAATCAAAAAATATTTTTAAATACTTTACTAAAAAACAATCCAACAGCAATCTTTTATAAAAATATTCATGGAAAATATTTAGGTTGCAACAAAGCTTGGGAAAAATTAACAGGAATCAAAGAAGATGAAGTATTGGGAAAATCGGTTTTTGATATAGCTCCTAAAGATATTGCAAAAATTTATTTTGAAGAAGATAAAAAAGTATTTTCCCTTGAAGAGAGTCCTCAAATATATCAAGCAGAAGTTTACAACAAATCAATTGATAAAAGATTTGATGTTGTTTTTTATAAATCAGCATATTTTGATGCAAAAGGTGAAGTATTAGGTCTAATTGGAGTTGTTATTGATGTGACACAAGTTATGAAATTAGAAAAAGAGAAAGAAAAAAAAGAAAAAATCATATACCAACAATCAAAAATGGCAGCAATGGGTGAAATGATAGAGAATATAGCTCACCAATGGAGACAACCCCTTTCAACTATGACAGTAAGTGCTAGTGGAATAAAAATGCAAAAAGAGTTTGGAATTTTAAAAGATGAAAGTTTAAGTGAATTTATTGAAGCCATATTAGAATCCTCAAAGCATCTTTCACAAACAATAGATGATTTTAGGAATTTTTTCAAAACTACAAAATATGAAGAAATTTTTAATATCAAAAATATTTTTAATAAAACACTAGTTTTACTCTCATCAAAATTTAAAAATAGAAATATCAAAATAGAACAAGATATACAAAGTGTTGAAATAAAATCATTACAAAATGAATTAATACATGTTATTTTAAATATATTGAATAATTCAAATGATGCTTTAGAAAAACTTGATATAGAAGAAAAAACTATTTTTATTAAAAGTGAAAAATATTTAACAAACAAATTAAAAATTGAAATAAGTGACAATGCTGGTGGGATTAATGAAAATATAATATTTAAGATATTTGATCCATACTTTACTACAAAACATCAAAGCCAAGGAACAGGAATAGGACTTTATATGACTAAAGAGATAGTAAATAAACACTTAAATGGCTCAATAGATGTAAAAAATATAGATTTTAGTTATAAAGAAAAAAATTACACAGGAGCAAAGTTTACAATAATACTTCCTATATAAATAAGGTTTATTTAAGTATTTAATACATAGAATCTATACAAAAAATAAGGAAATTCATGGAAAATTATGAACAAATAGTAGTTCTTATAATTGTATTTTCAGCTTCATTTATAACTTGGAAGTTAGTAAAAGACTTTTATAAAACAAAAATCCATATGATTTTTGCTCACTTAATTGCTATTGCAACAGCATCTTTTATGCTACTTTCTACAATGTTTTTATTTATGCCTAAAAACTATGTAAAAGGACAAACTGCCGAAGTAGAACTATCATTTATTTCTATCATAATTGTTATAGCAATGGTAGGAATCATATACTTCTTTTTTAAATATATCCCATCTAAAGATAAATAATATTTATCTTTAGAACAGGCATCACATCTATAAGTTAAACTTATATTATACTACATAATTTAATAATTATATTTTATTGATTTATATCAATGATAATTAAAATCATTTTCGTTATACTTTTGAAAATTTTATAACACAGGAATAAAAATGTATCTTAAAATATTTGTTTTACTCATTATATCATTTCAGATAAGTTTATCAAAAGAAAATAGATTGATTATTGCAGGTCCTATTGCAACGGTTTCACACCCATTTTTTCATATAATAAAAACCAATGCATTAAATGATGTAACAAATAATTTAGAATTTAAACTTTGGAAAAATCCCGATGAACTAAGAAGTTTAATATTAAATAACAATGTTGACATTATAGCAATACCTACAAATGTTGCTGCAAATTTATATAATAAAAAACAAGATATAAAACTACTTGGAGTTTCAATTTGGGGGATACTTGGTTTAATAAGTAGAGATAATAATTTAAAAACACTAAAAGATTTTAAAAACAAAGAAATAGTTGTTCCTTTTAGACAAGACATGCCAGATATTGTATTAAAACAGCTTATAAAAAAACAGGGAATGGATATTCACAAGGATTTTAAAATTAGATATGCAAGTTCTCCTATTGATGCAATGCAAATGCTTATTTTAAGACAAGTTGATCATGCACTACTTGCAGAACCTGCTATATCTATTGCTTTAAGAAAAACAAAATCTTTTCCTTTAAAACTTGTTGCTCCTGATTTATATAGAAGTGTAAATCTACAGGAGGAATGGGGGAAAACTTTTAATACAAAAGAACAAGTTCCTCAAGCAGGAATTGCTATACTTGGGAAACTATCAAATAATAAATATTTAATAAAAAGATTTGAACAAGAGTATATAAAATCTCTTAACTGGTATAAAAATAATCCTAAAAAAGCTTCAAAATTAACTGTTGCAAATTTAAAAATGCTTGAAGAAAAAGGTTTAACTGATTCTATTAAATATGTAGATATAGAATATAAAAAAGCAATTGATTCAAAAGATGATATTGAAGAATTTTTCAAAATTTTAATGCAAAGTAATCCCAAACTAATTGGAAGTAAACTTCCAGATTCTAATTTCTACTATAAAGATTAAATATGAAATTTATATTTAAAATATTAAAAGATTTTCCTAAATATCTATTTAGTGGATTAACCTCTATTGCATCTATTTTTTTGTTTATAGCACTTTGGGATATGACAAATCAACTTTATGGAACATTAGTATTACCTTCACCTAAAGAGACATTCATAACTTTATATGAGCTTTTAAATGATGAAATAATTTATGGTGAAATAAAATTGACTATTTATAGAGCATTTTATGGTTTTTTTTTATCCTTAATTATTGGAACAATACTTGGAGTATTAGCAGGTTTTTTTGCAACTGCATCTATTATGAGTAGACCAATTGTTACTATTTTAGTAGGAATGCCTCCAATTGCTTGGATAGTACTTGCAATGATTTGGTTTGGGATGAGTGATAAAACTGTTATTTTTACTGTTGTTATAGCATCTTTTCCTATTATATTTGTAGGATCTTTACAAGGTACAAGAACTTTAGATTCAGATTTAAAAGAGATGGCACAAAGTTTTAATCTACCTTTTAAAATGAAATTATTTGACATATACTTTCCACACATCTTCTCTTATGTATTTCCTGCTTGGGTTAGTGCTTTAGGAATGAGTTGGAAAATAGTTGTTATGGCTGAATTACTATCTTCAAATAGTGGTATTGGTGCACAATTAGCAATTGCAAGAAGTTTACTTGATACCCCAACAGCTCTAGCTTTAGTAATAATAATGATTGGTTCACTTTTATTTATTGAATATATCATATTAGAACCAATTAAAAGAGAGGTTGAATCATGGAGAGACTAGAGGTAAAAAATTTATCATTCTCTTTTGGAGTAACACAAGTATTAGATGAAATAAACTTTACTTTAAACAAAGGTCATGTTTTATCAATAGTTGGTCCAAGTGGTGGAGGCAAAAGTACTTTATTGAAATTATGTGCAAATATTTTAAATATTGAGCAAGGAGAGATTAATAACTCTTTTAAATATTGTTCTTTTGCTTTTCAAGATACAAGATTGCTTCCATGGAAAAATGTTATTGACAATATTAGCTTAAGCTTATTAGCAAAAAATATAAATAAAAAAGAAGCATTATTAAAAGCAGAAAATATTGCAATTAAAATGGGATTAAAACAAGAAGATTTTGATAAATTTCCAAAAGATTTAAGTGGAGGGATGAAACAAAGAGTTTCATTTGCAAGAGCTTTAGTTATAAATCCAAAACTTCTATTTTTAGATGAACCATTTTCTGCACTTGATATTGGTTTAAAAAAAGAGTTACAAGAGTATTTAATCAACTTAGTTGAGAATGAAAACCTCAGTATATTATTTATTACTCATGATTTAATGGAAGCTGTAAAATTAAGTGATGAGATTTTGGTTTTAGAACCAAATCCAGGAAGAGTAGTTAAAAGTTTTAAAATAGATGAACAAAAAAGTTTAAGAGATACTAACTTTGTATATAAAACAAGTGCAAAACTTTTAAACAACAAATATATAATTGATACATTTTTCAAAGGATAATTATGCAAAAAAGTGAACATTATGGAAGTTATCCAAAAAATATTAATCCTCCTATTTATTTAGCATATGCATTTAGAATTTTTTTCCTAATATTACCATATTACATAGTATTGAATATTATTTTATGGGGATTTGTTTATTCTGGCTATTTAAATCTAAACTTTATGGATGATATATTAACCTGGCATATTTATGAGTTTCTATATGGAGTTGGAAGTGCAGGAATATGTGCATTTGTATTAACTGCTGTTCCTGAATTTTTTAAAAAAGAATTACCAGTTGTTGATAAGAAGTTACTATATATCTTTATTATGTGGATTTTAGGAAGAGTTAGTTTTTGGTTTATTGATTATATACATATATATATTGTTGCTTTTTTAAACTGCTTTTTACTTCTTTATACTATTTATTTAGTCTATAAACCTTTTTTTAAAGATAATAATCAAAAACATACTTCAATTTTAATTTGTATAATAACTATATTTTTAATTCAAGTACTATTTTTTCTATCATATACAAGTTTAATAAATATAAATTCATTTGAAATATTAAAATTTTCATTATCTTTTTTTATGATTTTAATACTACTTGTTTTAAGAAGAGTGAACATGGAAACAGTAAATAATTTACTTGAAAAAAAAGATATTAATAAAGTATTTTTAGCAAAATCATTTAGATATAATATCGCAATATTTACTATTATAATCTTTGCAACAGTTAGTTTATTTTTTCCTAACAATTATGCTCTTACATGGATCGCTTTTGCTTGTAGTTTTGCTATATTATCTTTACTTAATGATTACTTTATTCAAGAACCATCTATTTTTAAAAGTTATTTAATACTTAGTCTAATATCTCTTATTTTAATAATGAGCTTAGGTTACTTTTCAATTGGATATGCTTTTTTAATGCAAGAATTTTTTGAAATATCTAATTATATTCATTTTTTAACAACTGGTGCTTTTGGTCTTGCTTTTTATTTAGTAATGGTAGTTGTATCATATGTTCATACAGGAAGAGAATTAGTAATTGAAAATAAAGCTTTTTTAGGGGCTTTATTAATCATATTTGCAACTATATTAAGAGTCTTTTTTGAAAGTCAAAATATATATCTTATTTCCACAATATTTTGGGCAAGTGCATTTTTAATCTATAGTTTTTCATATTCATCATATTTATTAAAAAAAAGAGTAGATAACCTTCCTGGGTAATCCTACTTTTTTTTTAGATAATTATTGATAATAATTATCACAATTCATATCATAAAGGTAACATAAAATGAAAAAAAAATTAGTTTTGTCTTCAATTGTATCTATTTTATTATTACAAAATAGTATAAATGCAAATACAAAAATAGATAGCGTTACAGTAACAACAGCAACTAAAACACAAAGAACAATTGATGGAGTAAGTGCTTCAATTCAAGTAATTACACAAAAAGATATTAAAAGGATAAATGCTGAATCATTAAAAGATATCATAAAAAAATTATCAGGATTAACAATTCAGTATGGAACATTCCCTAGTGCTAGTTCAAAATCAAAATCTTCCATATCAATTAGAGGTATGAGTGCAAATGGTACTTTATTTTTAATTGATGGAAGAAGAATGGCAGGAGAAGTAAAAAATCCTTATGACTTAGATAGAATTCCTGCAAGTTCAATACAAAGAATAGAGATAGTAAAAGGCCCAATGTCTACACTTTATGGAGCAGATGCTTTAGGTGGAGTAATTAATATTATTACAAAAAAACCTACAGAAGATGTTCAAGTTGATTTTTCAGTAAGATATGGACAAAATAAAGATGGTGATGCAAAAAATAAAAATGCATCATTTTCATTAAGAGGTAAAAAAGATAAATTACTTTATTCAATATATGCAAATAGCACAAACACTACACCATATACACAAAAAGAAAAAGCAAATGTACTAGTAAATCAAATAGGAGGACCTAATCATGGAAGTAAACAAAAACCATCAAACCTTACACCAGGAACTCCTTCTTATGCATTAAGTGGTCTAAATGATATATATAATCATGATGTTACATATAAAGAAGATAGTCAAACTTATACCGTTGGTGGAAGATTTGATTATTTAATTAGTGATAATTCAAAAGTTGGTTTAGATATTAATTACTTTGATGAAACAAGAGATGGTTCATACGTGGGATACTTTCACCCATCAAATATAAGTCCAGCACCTGGCAAAAAAATTCCAGTTTTTAATATTCCAGTTAATTCAAAAGATGAAAATGAAAGATTAGATTTAGGTTTTGATTTTGAAACTAATATTAATGAAGATTTAATTTTAAAATTAAGAGCATATAGAAGTTATTATGAAAAAAGAAATACAACAACAGCAAAATATTTTAAACAAATGGGATATGATAGTAAATCTCAATCAGCAAGTAATGGAATGAATGCAAATGTTGAAATTTTCACATATGAAGCTTTAATTAATTATATAGTAAATGATTCTCACTTACTAACAGCAGGAGTTGAAAAAAGAGATGAAGAAAGAGAAGCTAGTGTATTTACAAATAGTACTGATATGAGTATAAAAAAAGTAGATTATAAAGCTATTTATTTACAAGATGAATGGAAAATAAATGAAACTTTAAATGCGACACTTGGACTTAGATATGATAAAGTATCTAATGCAGAAAATAAAACAACATTTAAAGTAGGTCTTGTAAAAAATTTCTCTAAAGAATTAAATTTAAGAACTAACTTTGCACAAGGATATAGAACACCAGATATTAGAGAGATGTATATTAACAAACAAACACCAAATGGTTTACAACAAGGTGCTGATGTAGCTGGATATGATTTAAAACCAGAGTTTACAAACTCTTATGAAATAGGAATTTTTGGAGAGTATAAAGACTTAAGATATAGTAGTTCTATATTTTTAAATGATATTGATGATAGAATTTCACAAGTTTTAAAATCTAATGGTACTAGTAGCTATTATACTTTTGAAAATGTTAGTAGTGCTCAAACAAAAGGATTTGAACTAGATTTAACATATGATATTTTAAGTAATTTAAGTACTACTTTAAGTTACACCGAACTTCAAACTAAGAATAAAGATACAAATAAAGATTTGGAATTTAACCCAAAGAGAACTATCAATTTAAGTTTTGAATATCTTCCTACAGATAATTTTGTTCTTATTTTAAGTAGTAGACACATAGGAAAACAATACTATCAAGAAAATATAAATAATACTAAAAAAGATAAATATACAAATAATTACACTCTTTTTGATTTAAGTGCAAACTATAAAATTAACAAAAATAGTGAATTCTTTTTTGGAGTTGATAATATCTTCGATAAAGAAGTAAATGACGTAATTGGTTCAAATATTGGTACTTTTTTCTACACTGGTATGAAATTTATCTTCTAATTAATAATCTTGTAAGCTTAAACCTGATAATAATTTACACAAATTTTTTACAAGGGATTACATGGAAGACTTTTTTATAATACGATTAGGCGAGGACGAATATAGCAATCATTTAGAATATGATGAGATGGCTATTGAGTATTGTGTTGATATTTTAGATATTCCTGAAGATAAAATTGAGGGCGTAAATATTTTAAATGACCATAAAATTGAGTTAACACTTCAAGATTTAGAAAAAGAAGATGTTACAGAAGATTGGTATGTTAATCTTCATAAAATTAGTGATTAAATGCAACTAAGTTGCATTTAATCTTTTATTCTCTACTATTTCTATCAACTATTATTAAATAATAGTGATAACAACTATCAATATAAGCTTATATTAATAATAATTCTCGTAATATTTTATCGCGCGAATTAGTTCTTCTAATAACACACACATAAGGAAAAATAATGAAAAGACAATTAAGTTTAATTGCTAGTGCCGCAATTTTAAGTGCAAGTTCTGTTTATGCAGATTCAAATTCTATTGATGAAGCTTTTAAAAATGGGAAAATAAGTGGAGATGTATCAGTACACTATGAAACATGGGATAGAAATAATGGAGAAGAAGATAGTAGTTTTTCAACTCCATCTGTTGGATTAAAATTTGAAACTGACTCATTTAAAGGTTTCTCTGCTGCTGTAGGATTTAGAGGGAATACACAAACTTCTGAAAAAAACCATAACGATTATGAAGATACAATGGCAGAAGATGGTTCAGTAACAGAAGCATATCTTCACTATGAAAATGATATTTTTGCCCTAAGAGCTGGTAGACAAGAGATTGATTTAGAGTGGTTAGGAGATTATAATGATGGTGTTGTTGGTATCTTAAAAGCAATTCCATACACTACTTTAACTGCAGGATACACAAATAGACAAGCTGAAATTACTTTAGATACACATGATGATTTTTCAAGATTTGAAAATAAAAAAGGTAATAATACAGAAGCATATGTAATTGATGCAAAAGTTGAACCTTTAAAAGGTTTAGTATTTAATCCATACTTTTATACAGCAGATGATATTGCTGATTATTATGGTTTAAAAGCTGATTATGATACTGATTTATTTGGTTTAACTGCTCACTATGCAGCTTCAAATGAGGATAATCCAAGTGGCGTAGAAAAAATGGAAGATGGAAGTATTTATAATTTAGAAGGTAGATTAAATATTGACTCTTTTACTTTAAAAGCTGGATATATTAAAACAGATAGTGACGGAGCAATTGGTTCAATGGATTCATTAGGTGATAATATTGACCCAACAGAAGAGTTAGGTGATGCAGTTTATGGAACAGATGCAAAATCTTACTACTTTGGTGTAGGTTATACATATAATGCTTTAGAGCTTTCTGCACTTTACACACATGCAGATCATAATGTAGACTCAAGAAGCGTAGATGACAAAGAGATTACATTAGCAGCTGCTTATGCTTTTACAGAGCAACTTGGTGCTGAACTTATCTATTCTGATGCAAACATTGATAAAAACTCTGATTTAAATGAAGGTGAAGACTTCAATAAGTTTGTTGCAAACATCACTTATAGTTTCTAATATTCACTAAAAAATTAATATAACACTAAAAAAGGGATTGAGATTTTCTCAGTCCCTTTTTTTATTTTAAATATTTTGATAATAACTATCAATATTAAACTAGATTTAAGATTTTCTCATGTATTATTTTAATAATGATTATCATTAAAGGAATGGGAAATGAAAACTACTTATGTTTTAAAAAATAAAGATGAACTAATAAAACCTACTGGGTGTACTTGTTAAAAAAGGGAAGAACAAATGAGTGTATTAATTATAGGCGGAGATAAGATTTCACATATATCAAATATGTTAGAAGATTTAGGTGCTAAAACAATCAAACATTGGGATGCAAGAAAAAAATCATCTGCTCCTAAGAAAAAAGTTCCTCAAGACACAGATTGTATCATAATGTTAACATCATTTTTAAATCACAATACAATGCTTAAGTATAAAAGTGAAGCAAAGAAAAAAAATATTCCTTTTATATGTGCAAAAAGAAGTGTAAATTGCGTATATGATGAGTATGTTAAAATCATGGGAATAAAAAATTGTGCTGATTGTTATGCAAATTGTGGATTTAAATAATGAGCAATACAAATAGATTTAGTTTTAATGAAAGCTTTTTAGGATTTATTGATAACTGTGAATTACTTCCAAAAGATTTTGACGAATTTACATCAACATTAAGACATAGGCAATTATTTTTAGCACTTTGTAATAATATGTTAGATACATCATGTAAATTCTCAAAATATGAACAAAAAAGATTAAGACAATTTTCTTTAAAAGAAGCTTTTCATCAAAAAATAAAATCTTTACTTCCAAATAAAATACCTTTTAATAAAAAACAAATTAAAAGATTTAATTTTTGTAAAGATTCAACTAAAATAATAAACTCTTATAAAATAAAGAAATCAATCTTGATTGTCACATCAAATAAAAAAATATTAGATGTAGCAAAATTGATATCTTTGTGTTATGTAAATAATAAAATGCAGTTTATTTTAGATAAAAACTTACTTTTTCATGAATTTGTTTTACATAAAATAAAAAAATTACATAAAGACAAAACAGTAAAAGATCATGGAGACTCAATTTCAATTACAGGTAAAGATGTAAATGCATTAAAGATTTATACTTCATGGAAAAACATACAAAAAAACAAACCTGATATAAAAGATGAACTAGAATATGCAATAAAAAGTATTAAAAAAGAAAACTATTCTCAAGTTTATTTAGTATATCCAAAAGCAAATGACTTTAAACGTCATATACCAGTTTATGTAGATGAGTTAAAAAATAAAGCGTATGTAATTAAAGCAATTCCATACTCGTTGAGATCAACAATTAGATAATATAAGGAGAATAACAAAATATGGCAACAGCACTATTTTTTGCAAGTAGCACAGGAAACACAGAAGAAGTAGCACAAAAAATCGCAGATAATTTAGGCAATATTGAAATGTTTAATATTTGTGATGAAGATATTCAAAAAATAAATAAATTTGATAAAATTATTTTAGGTACATCTACGTGGGGTGAAGGAGAGTTACAAGATGACTGGGATGAGATATGGGAAGATTTTTGTGAACTTGATTTAAGTGGTAAAACAGTAGCTTTATTTGGTCTTGGTGACCAAGATGGTTATGGTGATGAATTTTGTGATGCTTTAGGTATTATGTACGAACAAGTAAAAAAAGCAAATGCAAATATTATTGGTTTTACATCAACTCAAGATTATGATTTTGAATACTCAAAAGCTCAAATTGATGATGAGTTTGCAGGCTTAGTAATTGATGAAGATAATCAAGATGACCTAACAGATGAAAGAATCAAAACTTGGGTTGAAAAAATAAAAGCTGATATTTTATAATGTAGTCTTGAAAAATCAAGACTACTTAAAAAAATCAAACTTTTGATATCTTTACAGGTATTGCTTGTCTAGCATTTGAACCAACAACAAAATCACTTAATGTAGCTAATTTTCTAGACTTATCTAAAAGTCCAAGTTTATTAATATTTACACCACTTTTTCTTGCAATTCTAGCTTCAAAAGTTTTATCATTTATTTTTACTTCAACTGCACCTTCTGCATCTCTACCTAATCCATGTTCAATTCCTATGCATTCTGGATATATTCCATTTCTATATCTTAGCATTCCTGTTACAACTCCATCTTCAGATGATATCTTGACCATATCTCCATGTCTTAAAGAGTTCTTTTTTGCTGTTTTAGGATTCATATCAATATAAGTTGAAAACCTGATCTCTTGCATTTTTGTACTTGAGGCAGTACTTTGTGAAAGTACATTTGATTTATAACTAAAAGCAAGTATTGGGTATTTTTGTTTTGGATATACCTTATTTAAAAACTCACCATTATTTAATCTGGCTAGATAAAATCTTGGTGTTCCATGAAATCTTTCTCCTGTCATTGAGTGAAAAGAAGTTCCAACTGTTTGATTATAGATATTTATCATATTTTCATATTTATGAACTAATTTATTTTTTATATATCCATCTTCTTTATTTTCAAATCTTCCACCTCTTGCCATAATATATGCAGTTTTTCTCCAATTTTCACCACAAATATCTTTTAAAGTTTTTACGTATGGTTCTAAATTTGCTAAAGATATCTCTTTATCACTTATATTTGGAACACCACTTTTATCTAATGCAATATTTTCAAAAGCTCTAATATAAAAATCTTTTGCCGCATTTAAAGGGTATTTTTTTCCATCTTTTCCTAATATTGCATTTTTACCAAAACTAGGAAGATTTAATTTTTTTCCAAGTTCTATCATAAAACTATCCATACAAATGGGTTCTCCATTTTTAAAAGTAGCTTGTTTTGGTTTTATTGTAGGGAATCTTAATGTATTAATTTTTGTTTGATGACCTGCCCATGCACTTGTAATTCCCCATGTCTCATAAATAACTGAATCAGGTACAATATAATCTGCATATTGAGATGTTTCGTTTATAAAAGGATCAATTGCAATAATTAAGGGAATAGAAGTTTTTGGATTTTCTAAAAGTTTTTTAATATTTTGCATTCCGCTTTGTCCATAAATGAAGTTTGCATTCCAACTAATAAGTGCTTTTAATTTATATGGATAATCATTTGCACTATTTGCTACTATCTCTGATTCTAATGCATTCGTAAATGGATACCAAGTATCTTTTGCAGGATATGGGTTTTTACCTTGAGACAATTTTTGTTTATACTCAGCTGTTTTTTCATATGCAACTCTTGTTTTATCAATTCTATAGCCTTTTGGTTTTATTTTACCATCATATGAAATTAAATTATATTTTGAACCTTTGAAGTCTTTATATCTTCCTCCTCCAGCACTCATGCCACCTTTATAATTTAAGTTACCAATCATAGCACCTAACATCATGATTGCATATGTTGTGTAAAAGCCTGTAGTGTGCATTGTACCACCATGACAATCAACTGCAGCCTTTCTTCCATGAGAAGTGAATTCTCTTGCTGTTTGAATTATCTTATCTTTACTAATTCCACACTCATTTGAAAAAAACTCTAGATCATATTCAAATGCATTCTCTTTTAATAAAGTCATAGCACTTTTAACCTTATATGTTTTATTTTTGTATAAAACTATATCATCAACAAAAAGTTTTGCTTGTTTTACAATAGAAGCCTCTTTTAAAACTCCATCTTTTTCATCTATAACTAACTCTTTATTATCGATTTTTAAAACTTTAGAATTGTCATCTTTATCTTGAATAATTAAATGTGTAGCATTTGTAAAAGAAGCTTCTTTTAAACTAGTTTGAGCCTCTTTTGAAGGTATACTTAAATATTTTTCATTATAAAGATTCTCTTTAATTATTACTTGCAAAAGTCCCATTGCAAAAGCTAAATCACCTCCTGGAAGAATTGGAATCCATTCACTTTTGTCTCCAACTGCTATATTATCAGAGTTTGTAAGCATTGGCGCTATAGTAACACATTTTAAGTTTTCATTTACTCTTCCTTTTGTAAGTAGTTTTGCTTGTCTTTTAAAAGGATTTCCTGCTTGTCCAGGTGCTGTTCCAAAAGTTAATAAATACTCACAATACTCAAAATCTGGTTTTAAATGTGGATATTTTTTAAAATCACCTAAGTATGCAGCTTCTCCTGAACGCATCGATAAACCACAAATCGAAGTATGTCCTTGGTAATTAACTGTTCCAAAAGCATTTCTAAATCTATGTACCATAAAGGCTTTTCTTCCTTCAT
The window above is part of the Malaciobacter marinus genome. Proteins encoded here:
- a CDS encoding PAS domain-containing sensor histidine kinase, which gives rise to MIEETEISLDCLSSLIFNANDIIFITDLDSKKVVYANNLFLEKFEYTKDELVHLDISDIRKQKENKPFNTLKKELETTKSSITYAKYFSKSGNKYSLESSNKLQKINNKNYLVSIAREITEKLEKEFLIKKELNIKIAEIENQKIFLNTLLKNNPTAIFYKNIHGKYLGCNKAWEKLTGIKEDEVLGKSVFDIAPKDIAKIYFEEDKKVFSLEESPQIYQAEVYNKSIDKRFDVVFYKSAYFDAKGEVLGLIGVVIDVTQVMKLEKEKEKKEKIIYQQSKMAAMGEMIENIAHQWRQPLSTMTVSASGIKMQKEFGILKDESLSEFIEAILESSKHLSQTIDDFRNFFKTTKYEEIFNIKNIFNKTLVLLSSKFKNRNIKIEQDIQSVEIKSLQNELIHVILNILNNSNDALEKLDIEEKTIFIKSEKYLTNKLKIEISDNAGGINENIIFKIFDPYFTTKHQSQGTGIGLYMTKEIVNKHLNGSIDVKNIDFSYKEKNYTGAKFTIILPI
- a CDS encoding ATP-binding cassette domain-containing protein, producing MERLEVKNLSFSFGVTQVLDEINFTLNKGHVLSIVGPSGGGKSTLLKLCANILNIEQGEINNSFKYCSFAFQDTRLLPWKNVIDNISLSLLAKNINKKEALLKAENIAIKMGLKQEDFDKFPKDLSGGMKQRVSFARALVINPKLLFLDEPFSALDIGLKKELQEYLINLVENENLSILFITHDLMEAVKLSDEILVLEPNPGRVVKSFKIDEQKSLRDTNFVYKTSAKLLNNKYIIDTFFKG
- a CDS encoding ABC transporter substrate-binding protein produces the protein MYLKIFVLLIISFQISLSKENRLIIAGPIATVSHPFFHIIKTNALNDVTNNLEFKLWKNPDELRSLILNNNVDIIAIPTNVAANLYNKKQDIKLLGVSIWGILGLISRDNNLKTLKDFKNKEIVVPFRQDMPDIVLKQLIKKQGMDIHKDFKIRYASSPIDAMQMLILRQVDHALLAEPAISIALRKTKSFPLKLVAPDLYRSVNLQEEWGKTFNTKEQVPQAGIAILGKLSNNKYLIKRFEQEYIKSLNWYKNNPKKASKLTVANLKMLEEKGLTDSIKYVDIEYKKAIDSKDDIEEFFKILMQSNPKLIGSKLPDSNFYYKD
- a CDS encoding NnrS family protein: MQKSEHYGSYPKNINPPIYLAYAFRIFFLILPYYIVLNIILWGFVYSGYLNLNFMDDILTWHIYEFLYGVGSAGICAFVLTAVPEFFKKELPVVDKKLLYIFIMWILGRVSFWFIDYIHIYIVAFLNCFLLLYTIYLVYKPFFKDNNQKHTSILICIITIFLIQVLFFLSYTSLININSFEILKFSLSFFMILILLVLRRVNMETVNNLLEKKDINKVFLAKSFRYNIAIFTIIIFATVSLFFPNNYALTWIAFACSFAILSLLNDYFIQEPSIFKSYLILSLISLILIMSLGYFSIGYAFLMQEFFEISNYIHFLTTGAFGLAFYLVMVVVSYVHTGRELVIENKAFLGALLIIFATILRVFFESQNIYLISTIFWASAFLIYSFSYSSYLLKKRVDNLPG
- a CDS encoding ABC transporter permease; its protein translation is MKFIFKILKDFPKYLFSGLTSIASIFLFIALWDMTNQLYGTLVLPSPKETFITLYELLNDEIIYGEIKLTIYRAFYGFFLSLIIGTILGVLAGFFATASIMSRPIVTILVGMPPIAWIVLAMIWFGMSDKTVIFTVVIASFPIIFVGSLQGTRTLDSDLKEMAQSFNLPFKMKLFDIYFPHIFSYVFPAWVSALGMSWKIVVMAELLSSNSGIGAQLAIARSLLDTPTALALVIIMIGSLLFIEYIILEPIKREVESWRD